One Lysinibacillus fusiformis genomic window carries:
- a CDS encoding DsbA family oxidoreductase, which translates to MKVEIFSDFSCPFCYIGKKELERAIEEAGYTGQIEIEFKAFQIDPEAPKEKVQNYYEYLMAYHKVTLEEAKQMTLGIVGRAKEVGLAYHYDDMKTVHTEKAHRLAKWTKQFSKEVAYNEALMAAYFIDGKDLNDEAVLLTVIEDLGLNVVEARDVLSSSDAFIEELNKDRYDAQQMGVQSVPFFVFENRFGIKGAEPNEVFVRTLHQTAEMVGVKSSLKMVGNGEFACADGECKLL; encoded by the coding sequence AATTAGAGCGAGCGATTGAAGAGGCTGGGTATACTGGACAAATAGAAATAGAATTTAAAGCGTTCCAAATCGATCCGGAGGCACCGAAAGAAAAGGTCCAAAATTATTATGAATATTTAATGGCTTATCATAAGGTGACATTAGAAGAAGCAAAGCAAATGACGCTTGGTATTGTAGGGCGGGCAAAGGAAGTAGGACTTGCCTATCATTATGATGACATGAAAACGGTGCATACAGAGAAGGCTCATCGCTTAGCAAAATGGACAAAACAATTTAGTAAAGAAGTAGCTTATAATGAGGCTTTAATGGCTGCCTATTTTATAGATGGTAAAGATTTAAATGATGAGGCTGTTTTACTAACGGTTATCGAAGATCTAGGCTTAAACGTCGTTGAAGCAAGAGACGTGCTTTCGTCGAGTGATGCTTTTATAGAAGAATTGAATAAGGATCGTTACGATGCACAGCAGATGGGTGTGCAAAGTGTACCGTTCTTTGTATTTGAAAATCGTTTTGGGATTAAAGGGGCAGAGCCAAATGAAGTTTTCGTACGTACATTACATCAAACTGCTGAAATGGTAGGTGTGAAGTCTTCGTTGAAAATGGTTGGCAATGGTGAATTTGCATGTGCAGATGGAGAATGTAAACTTTTATAG
- a CDS encoding FAD-dependent oxidoreductase has translation MSKKFLVVGGVAGGASTAARIRRLDEQAEIIMFEKGPNVSFSNCSLPFHLSGIVENSSKLILMTPQAFQSKYNIEARVSQEVVSINRDAKTVTVKNLINGTIYKESYDTLVLSPGASPIVPNIEGVDSPHVFTVRNVVDIERLNNYIKSDDIEDIAVIGGGFIGVEVAENLRLAGFNVSLVEFSNQIMMPFDYDMVQILHKEMMDKGVHVIVNDGLAKVTEDYVELNSGKQVKAQAVVLAIGVRPETSLAKEAGLTIGELGGIQVDGNYVTSDSSIYAVGDAIEVFHQQIHKPTRLALAGPAQRQARAAANHMYNMPQQNKGVIGSSSVQIFDLTCAVTGLNKKTALANGFQAKSVYIIAPDKVGLMPNSNPLHFKLVYEVPTGKILGAQAIGKGNADKRIDVIATMITMGGTLDDLKELELSYSPMFSTARDVVNLAALVAQNQLFGHYQQVEVDAVRDLVENNAYILDVREKNEYEVGHLINAINIPLSELRERMNEIPKEVPIYVHCRSGQRSYNAVMALQNNGYPNVYNVAGSFLGICLYEYFNDVSTNRDKIVTAYNFK, from the coding sequence ATGAGTAAAAAGTTTTTAGTAGTTGGTGGCGTCGCAGGTGGTGCATCAACAGCTGCAAGAATTCGTCGCTTAGATGAGCAGGCTGAGATTATTATGTTCGAAAAAGGGCCCAATGTATCATTTTCAAATTGCTCATTACCATTTCATTTAAGTGGAATCGTTGAAAACAGTAGCAAATTGATTTTAATGACACCACAGGCTTTTCAATCAAAATACAATATCGAAGCACGAGTTAGTCAAGAAGTAGTTTCTATTAACCGTGATGCAAAAACAGTAACTGTAAAGAATTTAATAAACGGCACTATTTATAAAGAAAGCTACGATACGTTAGTGCTATCTCCCGGTGCAAGTCCAATTGTACCCAACATAGAAGGAGTCGATTCGCCCCATGTATTTACCGTTCGTAATGTAGTAGATATTGAACGATTAAACAATTATATTAAAAGTGATGATATAGAAGATATTGCCGTAATCGGTGGTGGCTTTATCGGTGTAGAAGTAGCTGAAAATTTACGTCTTGCAGGTTTCAACGTCTCACTCGTTGAATTTAGTAATCAAATTATGATGCCATTCGATTATGATATGGTACAAATTTTACACAAAGAAATGATGGATAAAGGCGTCCATGTCATTGTGAATGATGGTCTTGCCAAAGTAACTGAAGACTATGTAGAACTGAACTCTGGTAAACAAGTGAAAGCGCAGGCTGTCGTACTAGCGATTGGCGTTCGCCCAGAAACTTCTCTAGCCAAAGAGGCAGGGCTTACAATCGGTGAACTGGGTGGCATTCAGGTAGATGGTAACTACGTTACTTCTGATTCATCTATTTACGCTGTTGGTGATGCAATCGAAGTATTTCATCAACAAATTCATAAGCCAACTCGCCTTGCTCTAGCAGGCCCCGCACAACGGCAAGCACGCGCAGCAGCCAATCATATGTATAATATGCCTCAACAGAACAAAGGAGTAATCGGGTCTTCAAGCGTACAAATTTTTGATTTGACTTGCGCTGTCACAGGATTAAATAAAAAAACAGCGCTTGCGAATGGCTTTCAAGCAAAAAGTGTATATATTATAGCACCCGACAAAGTAGGCTTAATGCCAAATAGTAATCCTCTACATTTTAAACTTGTCTACGAAGTGCCAACAGGAAAAATTCTCGGTGCTCAGGCTATCGGCAAGGGCAATGCCGATAAACGAATTGACGTCATTGCGACAATGATTACAATGGGCGGTACATTAGATGACTTAAAAGAGCTTGAATTATCATACTCTCCGATGTTTAGTACAGCGCGGGATGTGGTTAATCTAGCGGCACTAGTAGCACAAAATCAGTTATTCGGTCATTACCAACAAGTTGAAGTAGATGCGGTTCGAGATTTAGTCGAAAATAACGCGTATATCTTGGATGTCCGTGAGAAAAATGAATATGAGGTTGGACATTTAATTAACGCCATTAATATTCCACTAAGTGAGCTTCGTGAGCGTATGAACGAAATTCCAAAGGAAGTACCAATTTATGTGCACTGCCGCTCTGGCCAGCGTAGTTATAATGCTGTTATGGCTCTGCAAAATAACGGTTACCCTAACGTCTATAATGTAGCAGGATCGTTCCTTGGTATTTGCTTATACGAATACTTTAATGATGTGTCAACAAATCGAGACAAAATTGTTACAGCCTATAACTTCAAATAA
- a CDS encoding c-type cytochrome, whose protein sequence is MKAIVTGVAGTVLLAGSLFVGAVISDKILGDANGETEDATVQTQIPTTAASQKVVYAPPSIEEVPDGPMKEAILYGYELVNNTHVAADEYVGNQLSCTSCHAGAGYDEQASSLVGVMANYPQYIGRSGSIVTIEERINGCMIRSMNGKKFEMNSDEMEAMVAYFAYISQGVPIGAEREWAGTSNMKSVPIPDVAHGEELYAQSCIACHAADGSGTGANTGPALWGENSFNDGAGMARLSKMAGYIQNNMPIGAGGTLTDQDASDLAAYILAQDRPEWANHDKDWPKGGRPNDIMDKEKRDQVKNNTIDWEQVLSTN, encoded by the coding sequence ATGAAAGCGATAGTAACGGGGGTAGCCGGAACGGTATTATTAGCTGGTTCACTTTTTGTGGGAGCGGTCATCAGCGATAAAATCTTAGGTGATGCGAATGGGGAAACAGAAGATGCAACGGTACAAACACAAATACCGACAACGGCAGCTTCTCAGAAAGTTGTCTACGCACCACCAAGTATCGAAGAAGTACCGGATGGGCCTATGAAAGAAGCGATTTTATATGGCTATGAGCTTGTGAATAATACACATGTTGCCGCGGATGAATACGTTGGTAATCAATTATCTTGCACAAGTTGTCATGCAGGAGCAGGTTATGATGAACAAGCCTCGTCATTAGTAGGTGTTATGGCGAATTATCCGCAATACATTGGGCGTTCGGGAAGTATTGTAACAATTGAAGAACGTATTAATGGCTGTATGATACGAAGTATGAATGGTAAAAAATTTGAAATGAATAGTGATGAGATGGAAGCGATGGTAGCGTACTTTGCCTATATTTCACAAGGCGTTCCAATAGGGGCAGAACGTGAATGGGCTGGTACGAGTAATATGAAGAGCGTTCCCATACCTGATGTAGCACATGGTGAGGAACTTTATGCACAGTCTTGTATCGCTTGTCATGCTGCAGATGGTTCTGGTACTGGTGCGAATACAGGACCGGCATTATGGGGTGAAAATTCCTTTAATGATGGAGCGGGTATGGCACGTCTGTCAAAAATGGCTGGTTACATTCAAAATAACATGCCTATTGGCGCTGGTGGGACCTTAACAGATCAAGATGCTTCTGATTTAGCTGCATATATTTTAGCGCAGGATCGACCTGAATGGGCAAATCATGATAAAGATTGGCCAAAAGGTGGCCGTCCGAACGATATAATGGACAAAGAGAAACGAGACCAAGTAAAAAACAACACGATTGATTGGGAGCAAGTACTTTCTACAAATTAA